The following DNA comes from Castanea sativa cultivar Marrone di Chiusa Pesio chromosome 10, ASM4071231v1.
CTGGTGCTGGACGCCAAAAGTTGCTCGGCAGCGGAGTCCCCAAAGGCACTCTCGGCATGCCAAGGTATGATTGAGCAACAGCGGTACACCTACTACTGAATATGAAGACTGTCTTGCCGTGCACCGAATTCCCAAATGATGGGTTGACGCCTTTGGACTGCCCAAGGTTAATCATGAGGAATGGTGGGCCTACGGTCGGGTACTGTTCATAGGCAGATTTAGATTTGGGCCCGGGGGGAAATGGGTCTCTTGCCGTATgccgtacaatagcccccccttGATTCGTTCCCTGTGTTCAGGGACGAATCAAGGACCTACATCACCCTATGAGCTGTTCCTCAAGGATGCGAATCGTTAGTCATTAATGGAAGACAGGGTAGCagttaattttttgaaataaatgtaATGACAACCTGTCACGTCCGGCGGGTAATTATGACCTGACGATTCGCCTACCGAGGCTATGCGTGTGGAGGTTACAAAAAGTGATTTGAAAAGGTTTTCCCGCCCCAATCTTCATTAATTATTTCTCTCCTATAAATGATAACCCTCCTCTTGCCAAACCATCTTTTCACTTCCTCATCTTTCTGAGTTCATCATCACCGAGCACACATTCTCCCACTGAGCATAGATTCTCCCACCAATAGCACATTTCCTAGAGCCTACAGTTAGTCCCTTTGCTCACTCCCTTACCTTTATTTAGTTACCTTTTTCATACTAGCGTTAGAAATGATTTTTTCTCATCTTCTTAATACTGAGGCTGCCTTGGCCAATTTTAGGGCTAGGTTTGCCATCCCTCCAGATGTAAATGTAGCATACTATCATGAAGATAATATCGCCCTCGAGTGGCGTCCTCAAGTAGTGTTTTTTCCATTAATGTCTATTTTAGAGGGTGGGGTTAGGCTTCCCGTAGATCCCTTGATACTTAGGACACTTAGATTTTACGGATTGTGTCCCGACCAACTTCCACCAAATTTCTACCGAGTAGTGAGCTGTGTTAGTCCGCTAAACAATTTATATGGGCTGCACTTAGACTAGCATGACATAAACTACATGTATAGTTTGTGTGGTAAAGAGAGGTCGAGGTACTACTTAAAGGTTAGGGATACTCGGGTGCAGCTGATATCATGCCTCCCCGACTCTAACAGAAACTTAGCTGGAGAATTTGTTCTGGTGAGCGGTAATTGGCATGTCAATGAGCTCGCTTGCCCAACCTCGCCCTAAAATATTAGTTACTACCGTTCATGTTGGACTTGTTTTTATTATGTAGTGCTTTACCATCTATTTACGAttacttttacatttatctatgTGCTTATAACTCTTGTTTACGGCCTTGCAGACGATAAAAAGTTTAAACCGGACATTAACACAGTGCATGTGCAGGACTTGAACTTTGTGTTTAGGTTATAAATTTTCGTACACCACGACGGCCAGTTGCGGGCTTCACACCTCATCCTCGGTTGCACTCCAGGTTACACGAGCTACTAGGATCCCAAATAGGCCTTGACCATAAGTAGTCCTCTGTTATCCTACATTGATGTCCGACACCGAGGGTTATTGCCACCAGGGTTAACAGTAGGCGAAGCCCAAGATCTTGGTCCTCGGCTAATAAGAGTGGGATCGTTACTACCTATGAGGGACGAATCAGCAGATACTGTCTTTCACGGTCGTGCCGAGCACATACCAGCTGAGTAACCCCCTGAAGGAGTTCAGGCTGCTGAGCAAGTAGAAGATGAATCAATTGACTCCTCAAGGGTTGAAGCCGAAGACCCGAGTGAAGAAATGGTGGTACGCCGAAACATGACCACTGACCGGTTCTTGCTCGGCAAGCGGCCTACTACGCAACAACAGGCTCTCCCCCTCCTGCTCCCCGAGGTCAAAAAAGACCTTGTAACGCCAGTCAACCTTCTGAGAGTCTAGAGGATGCACCCCCGAGAACTCCTCCTGAACCGACCACAGTTGTTGTGACTATTTGGGAGCCTATCATAAGCACCTGTCCATTCGTGCAGGTGGGGTCTAATGTAGCTTCTTCTTCAGCCCCCATACTACTGGATGGCAGAACATTTTTATGCTCGAAGACGAACCTCTTCCTGTGACTTCTAGCATAAGGAATTGGTCCGCTAGAGAGGGTGGTTGGGTTGCTCGGAATCTCGGGCAAGCTTTACAACTGCTGAATTATGTGCGCTATTTCGCGGACGGCAATGATGAGGCAGTAGCGGTTAGACTTCAATGGCACACCATTGTGATAATATTTAACCTTTACCTGTTGAACTGCTGCTTTAGTATttcctggttttttttttgttttttgtttttttttcatatctttGTTGCCTTGTTAAGCTGCACAATTGGCATACATGATGGAAGACCGGTTGAAAAGTGCAACGGAGGAGGctgataaggaaaaaaatttaaaagaagttgCCGAGGCCACGACAAGGGAGAAGAACACAGCCGTGGAGAATGCCGAGGAGAGGGCGAGAGTAGCTGAAGGAGCCCAAATACTGGTTGAACAAAAGGTGGTAGAGATGGCAGCCAAGTTGGAGGAGGTTGAGCTCAGATTAGCTAGGGCCAAGAGCATAAATTCGGCCAGAGATAAGGAAATTGCTGAGTTGAAGGCCGCCCTCGAGGAGAGTGAGAACAAATGGTATAACGCGGGTTTCGCAGATGTCGAGAACTTGACTGAGCCGATCATGTTCCAATCTCGACTGTACGGGTTTGGTGAAGGATGGATGGCTGCAGCTCTGGCCATATGAGTGCTTGAAGACTCACCTTTCAGAAATCTCGACTAGATCCCTTACCCGGAACCCCCTCCTCCAGTTCAGAACCCCATAGATGCTGAAGAAGAAGATACCCTAAGTATGAGGGAATTGGTGCAAGAGATTGACTCCCATGCTAAGCTGATTGATCTTGAGATCACTAGTGACACAAACGTCGTGTAGAGTTCAACTCAACATCAGCTTCCAGACCCCAATGTCCAATCGGCCGTGGATGTTACTCCAGTTAAGCCAGACCAGCCGCGAGACCCCAtcacttgaaaaaagaaaataatttatttatttccattgCTATTTCCCTTTATTTGCTTTACTTTAATTTACTTATGGTCATCGAGATGTAGTGACGAGACAGATTTATCTCGGTTTAGAGAACTAATACTTTAACTCTTTGATAAATACTTAATGCTACCATGGCTTGTTGAACTtgaattattttagattatttccTTTTCTCTATTCTATTTACACGGCTTTGTAGTGGTTGgtattttatactttataaagTTTTCTTGGCTAGATTTCCGTATTAGGAAATGAGataaggtttccacctattCGGTGACCAAGGTCGAATTGAATCCAGGTTTCCATccttaggaaaattttgactaTAAGGTTTTCACCTGGTCGGTGACCAGGATCAAATCGAGCCAAGGCTTCAGTCCTTAGAAAGTTTTAAGTATAAGGTTTCCATCTGGTCGGTGGCCAGGATCGAACTGAGCCAAGGTTTCTGTCCTTACAATATTTCAAGTGTAAGGTTACCACCTTGTTGGTGATCGAGATCGAACCGAGCGAAGGTTTCTCTCCTTAGAATATTTCAAGTACAAGGTTTCCACCTGGTCAGTGACGGGGATTGAACCGAGCCAAGGTTTCTGTCCGTAGAATATTTCAAGTACAAGGTTTCTACCTGGTCGGTGACGGGGATTGAACCGAGCCAAGGTTTTAGTCCTTAGAATATTTCATAATTAGTTTCAAGCAGCAAATTCCAAACATTGCGTATATATACATTATCGTTCACATGTCAGTTCATACACAATCCAAATCCTTATGCCTTACATAGTTAATGAtaaaactttcttaaattttgaacatTCCATGGCCAAGGAAGCGGTCTTTCCTCCATGTCTTCAAGATAGTATGCACTTGATCTAGCTATAGCGGTGACTCTATACAGGCCTTCCCAATACGGAGCTAGCTTCCCGGCATTAATATCCCGTGCACTCCCCACTGCTTTCCGTAACACAAGATCACAGGCACCAAACTCCCTTGTCTTCAGGTCCTTGTTATACTGTCGAGccagcttctgctgataatttGCTAAGCAAATAGTTGCTGCTTCTTGGCGCTCCTCTAACAAATCTAATTGctttaacattaattttcatTCTTGACTGAGGAAAAATTCGAGATCCTTGAGCTACACAAACTTATTTCTACCGGTATTACCCCCTCTGCCCCATATGTCAAGGAGTAAGGGGTCTCACCTGTTGATCTTCTTGGGGTCGTTCGGTATGCCTATAGAACGTTCAGCAACTCCTCTGTCCACCTTCCCTTGGTCGTTTCCAGCCTTTTCTTCAAACCATTAACAATTACTTTGTTCGTCGCTTTGATTTGACTGTTGCTTTAGGGGTATGCCGAGGCTGAATATCTATTCTTGATGCTGAGGTCGTTACAGTATTTGcggaaagctttactatcaaattgcaacCCATTATTTAACACTAGGGATTCCAGCACTCCAAACCTTGTCATTATGTTTTTCCACACAAATTTCATGACATCCACATCTTGAATATTAGCTAGTGCTTCGGCTTCgacccacttagtgaaataatcCACTGCCACCAAGACAAACCTTCTGTTCCCTGTAGCTCGGGGAAATGGGCCAATGATGTCTAGCCCCCACTGTGTGAACGACCATGGATTACTAATGAGATTCAAACTTCCTGTAGGTTGATGTATCAATGCGGCATGCTTCTGACACTGCTCGCACCTTCGGACATAGTCGACAGCATCTCTCTACATTTTGAGCCACCAAAATCCTTGAGTCATTGCTCGGTGAGCCAACGACCGTCCTCCGACATGATTGCCGCATGCTCTTTCATGGAGCTCGGTTAAGAGCTCATCAACTTTGTTGGGATGGAGGTATAATAGGTAGGGTACCTTGAAAGATCTCCAGTACAATCTGTGATCTTTAGATAGCCGAAACCGAGCAGAAACTCTACTTACCCTTTCAGCCTCTTTCCCTTCACTTGGTAGACGATTTTCAGccaaaaattcaataattgggtCCATCCAACATGGCTCAGATACCGTAATGGCCGAGACATTCACTTTTATATTAATACTGGACTCCTTCACCACTTCCACTTTGATCAATGCGGCACCTCCTCGGTCAGTGATGATGCCAAAGTTGCTAAGGAATCCACATGTCTATTCTGCCCTCAGGAAATTTGAACTAACCTCACCTTCTGACACTTACTCATTGTTTGCTTTACTAGCCTCAAGTAACCAATCATTCGAGGATCTTTGGCCTCAAAGCTACCTTCAACCTAACTAACAACCAGCCGAGAATCCGAATACACTTCTAGATCGGTCGCTCCAAGGCTAAGAGCAGCTCTTACTCCAGCGAGTAAGGCTTCATATTTGGCTTTGTTGTTTGACACCTTAAAGCCCAACGTGAAAGAATGTTCCACTCTTATTCCCTCCAGTGTCACTATAAAAATTCCAGCCCCCACTCCTATTGCATTGGACTCACCGTCCATGAATACCCTCCAAGGCCAAGCGTCCACATTGCATACAATTCCTGACTCCTTTTGTGGGGTGAACTCTGCGACGAAATCTATAAGAACTTGACTTTTGACCGAGCTTCTGGGCTTGTACCATATATCAAATGAACCAAGTCtggttccccatttggcaatccaaCCTGTGAAGTCGGATCTCTTAAACAAGGATTGCAATGGATACTCGGTCAACACATGCATCGTATGGGCTTGAAAGTAATAGGGCAACTTTATAGTTGCATGCATTAACGCCAATGCCAACTTTTCTAGGGGTAAATACCTTGTCTCCGTATCAACCAAGGTCTTACTAATGTAATAGATTGGCTTTTGGATTCCTTATCTCTCAACAATACCGTGCTTACTGCGTGCTCAGACACTaacaaatacataaacaaatCTTCACCTGCCTCCGGGGCAGACAATATCGGTGCACTTACCAGATACTTCTGTAGATCCTGAAAAGCCTTCTCACACTTCTCGATCCACTGAAAGCCTCTCCACTTTTTCGGCAACTGGTAA
Coding sequences within:
- the LOC142612341 gene encoding uncharacterized protein LOC142612341, yielding MNFRCRGWQIPWVHDHPPWKEVNPDQISAIERLKPPSNPKKVQVLTGMLVVLNRLVSKSVDQCCPFYQLPKKWRGFQWIEKCEKAFQDLQKYLVSAPILSAPEAGEDLFMYLLVSEHAVSTVLLRDKESKSQSITLVRPWLIRRQGWIAKWGTRLGSFDIWYKPRSSVKSQVLIDFVAEFTPQKESGIVCNVDAWPWRVFMDGESNAIGVGAGIFIVTLEGIRVEHSFTLGFKVSNNKAKYEALLAGVRAALSLGATDLEVYSDSRLVVS